A window of Piliocolobus tephrosceles isolate RC106 chromosome 13, ASM277652v3, whole genome shotgun sequence contains these coding sequences:
- the RELT gene encoding tumor necrosis factor receptor superfamily member 19L isoform X3, which translates to MKPSLLCRPLSCFLMLLPWPLATLTSTTLWQCPPGEEPNLNPGQGTLCRPCPPGTFSAAWGSSPCQPHARCSLQRRLEAQVGTATQDTLCGDCWPGWFGPWGVPRVPCQPCSWAPLGTHGCDGINPAYRTEDANEDTIGVLVRLITEKKENAAALEELLKEYHSKQLVQTSHRPVSKLPPAPPNVPHICPHHHHLHTVQGLASLSGPCCSRCSQKKWPEVLLSPEAVAATTSAPSFLPNPTRVPKAGAKAGRQGEITILSVGRFRVARIPEQRTSSMVSEVKTITEAGPSAGDLPDSPQPGLPAEQQALLGSGGSHTKWLKPPAENKTEENRYVVRLSESNLVI; encoded by the exons ATGAAGCCAAGTCTGCTGTGCCGGCCCCTGTCTTGCTTCCTTATG CTGCTGCCCTGGCCTCTGGCCACCCTGACATCAACAACCCTTTGGCAGTGCCCACCTGGAGAGGAGCCCAACCTG AACCCAGGTCAGGGCACATTATGCAGGCCCTGCCCCCCAGGCACCTTCTCAGCTGCATGGGGCTCCAGCCCATGTCAGCCCCATGCCCGCTGCAGCCTTCAGAGGAGgctggaggcccaggtgggcacgGCAACTCAAGATACACTCTGTGGAGACTGCTGGCCTGG GTGGTTTGGGCCTTGGGGGGTTCCCCGTGTTCCATGTCAACCGTGTTCCTGGGCACCTCTGGGTACTCATGGCTGTGATG GAATCAACCCTGCCTACCGGACTGAGGATGCCAATGAGGACACCATCGGGGTCCTGGTGCGCCTGATCACAGAGAAGAAAG AGAATGCTGCCGCCCTGGAGGAGCTGCTGAAAGAGTACCACAGCAAACAGCTGGTGCAGACGAGCCACAGGCCTGTGTCCAA GCTGCCGCCAGCGCCCCCGAACGTGCCGCACATCTGCCcgcaccaccaccacctccacacCGTGCAGGGCCTGGCCTCACTCTCTGGCCCCTGCTGCTCCCGTTGTAGCCAGAAGAAGTGGCCTGAGGTGCTGCTGTCCCCTGAGGCTGTAGCTGCCACTACTTCTGCTCCCAGCTTTCTGCCTAACCCGACCAGGGTTCCCAAGGCCGGGGCCAAGGCAGGGCGCCAGGGCGAGATCACCATCTTGTCTGTGGGCAG GTTCCGCGTGGCTCGAATTCCTGAGCAACGGACAAGTTCAATGGTGTCTGAGGTGAAGACCATCACGGAGGCTGGGCCCTCGGCGGGTGATCTCCCTGACTCCCCACAACCTGGCCTCCCCGCTGAGCAGCAGGCACTGCTAGGAAGTGGCGGAAGCCACACTAAGTGGCTGAAGCCCCCAGCAGAGAACAAGACCGAG GAGAACCGCTATGTGGTCCGCCTAAGTGAGAGCAACCTGGTCATCTGA
- the RELT gene encoding tumor necrosis factor receptor superfamily member 19L isoform X1, with protein MKPSLLCRPLSCFLMLLPWPLATLTSTTLWQCPPGEEPNLNPGQGTLCRPCPPGTFSAAWGSSPCQPHARCSLQRRLEAQVGTATQDTLCGDCWPGWFGPWGVPRVPCQPCSWAPLGTHGCDEWGRRARRGVEVAAGASSGGETRQPGNGTRAGGPEETAAQYAVIAIVPVFCLMGLLGILVCNLLKRKGYHCTAHKEVGPGPGGGGSGINPAYRTEDANEDTIGVLVRLITEKKENAAALEELLKEYHSKQLVQTSHRPVSKLPPAPPNVPHICPHHHHLHTVQGLASLSGPCCSRCSQKKWPEVLLSPEAVAATTSAPSFLPNPTRVPKAGAKAGRQGEITILSVGRFRVARIPEQRTSSMVSEVKTITEAGPSAGDLPDSPQPGLPAEQQALLGSGGSHTKWLKPPAENKTEENRYVVRLSESNLVI; from the exons ATGAAGCCAAGTCTGCTGTGCCGGCCCCTGTCTTGCTTCCTTATG CTGCTGCCCTGGCCTCTGGCCACCCTGACATCAACAACCCTTTGGCAGTGCCCACCTGGAGAGGAGCCCAACCTG AACCCAGGTCAGGGCACATTATGCAGGCCCTGCCCCCCAGGCACCTTCTCAGCTGCATGGGGCTCCAGCCCATGTCAGCCCCATGCCCGCTGCAGCCTTCAGAGGAGgctggaggcccaggtgggcacgGCAACTCAAGATACACTCTGTGGAGACTGCTGGCCTGG GTGGTTTGGGCCTTGGGGGGTTCCCCGTGTTCCATGTCAACCGTGTTCCTGGGCACCTCTGGGTACTCATGGCTGTGATG AGTGGGGTCGGCGGGCCCGACGTGGTGTGGAGGTGGCAGCAGGGGCCAGCAGCGGTGGTGAGACACGGCAGCCTGGGAACGGCACCCGGGCAGGTGGCCCAGAGGAGACGGCCGCCCAGTACGCGGTCATCGCCATCGTGCCTGTCTTCTGCCTCATGGGGCTGTTGGGCATCCTGGTGTGCAACCTCCTCAAGCGGAAGGGCTACCACTGCACAGCGCACAAAGAGGTCGGGCCcggccctggaggtggaggcagtg GAATCAACCCTGCCTACCGGACTGAGGATGCCAATGAGGACACCATCGGGGTCCTGGTGCGCCTGATCACAGAGAAGAAAG AGAATGCTGCCGCCCTGGAGGAGCTGCTGAAAGAGTACCACAGCAAACAGCTGGTGCAGACGAGCCACAGGCCTGTGTCCAA GCTGCCGCCAGCGCCCCCGAACGTGCCGCACATCTGCCcgcaccaccaccacctccacacCGTGCAGGGCCTGGCCTCACTCTCTGGCCCCTGCTGCTCCCGTTGTAGCCAGAAGAAGTGGCCTGAGGTGCTGCTGTCCCCTGAGGCTGTAGCTGCCACTACTTCTGCTCCCAGCTTTCTGCCTAACCCGACCAGGGTTCCCAAGGCCGGGGCCAAGGCAGGGCGCCAGGGCGAGATCACCATCTTGTCTGTGGGCAG GTTCCGCGTGGCTCGAATTCCTGAGCAACGGACAAGTTCAATGGTGTCTGAGGTGAAGACCATCACGGAGGCTGGGCCCTCGGCGGGTGATCTCCCTGACTCCCCACAACCTGGCCTCCCCGCTGAGCAGCAGGCACTGCTAGGAAGTGGCGGAAGCCACACTAAGTGGCTGAAGCCCCCAGCAGAGAACAAGACCGAG GAGAACCGCTATGTGGTCCGCCTAAGTGAGAGCAACCTGGTCATCTGA
- the RELT gene encoding tumor necrosis factor receptor superfamily member 19L isoform X2 — protein MKPSLLCRPLSCFLMLLPWPLATLTSTTLWQCPPGEEPNLNPGQGTLCRPCPPGTFSAAWGSSPCQPHARCSLQRRLEAQVGTATQDTLCGDCWPGWFGPWGVPRVPCQPCSWAPLGTHGCDEWGRRARRGVEVAAGASSGGETRQPGNGTRAGGPEETAAQYAVIAIVPVFCLMGLLGILVCNLLKRKGYHCTAHKEVGPGPGGGGSGINPAYRTEDANEDTIGVLVRLITEKKENAAALEELLKEYHSKQLVQTSHRPVSKFRVARIPEQRTSSMVSEVKTITEAGPSAGDLPDSPQPGLPAEQQALLGSGGSHTKWLKPPAENKTEENRYVVRLSESNLVI, from the exons ATGAAGCCAAGTCTGCTGTGCCGGCCCCTGTCTTGCTTCCTTATG CTGCTGCCCTGGCCTCTGGCCACCCTGACATCAACAACCCTTTGGCAGTGCCCACCTGGAGAGGAGCCCAACCTG AACCCAGGTCAGGGCACATTATGCAGGCCCTGCCCCCCAGGCACCTTCTCAGCTGCATGGGGCTCCAGCCCATGTCAGCCCCATGCCCGCTGCAGCCTTCAGAGGAGgctggaggcccaggtgggcacgGCAACTCAAGATACACTCTGTGGAGACTGCTGGCCTGG GTGGTTTGGGCCTTGGGGGGTTCCCCGTGTTCCATGTCAACCGTGTTCCTGGGCACCTCTGGGTACTCATGGCTGTGATG AGTGGGGTCGGCGGGCCCGACGTGGTGTGGAGGTGGCAGCAGGGGCCAGCAGCGGTGGTGAGACACGGCAGCCTGGGAACGGCACCCGGGCAGGTGGCCCAGAGGAGACGGCCGCCCAGTACGCGGTCATCGCCATCGTGCCTGTCTTCTGCCTCATGGGGCTGTTGGGCATCCTGGTGTGCAACCTCCTCAAGCGGAAGGGCTACCACTGCACAGCGCACAAAGAGGTCGGGCCcggccctggaggtggaggcagtg GAATCAACCCTGCCTACCGGACTGAGGATGCCAATGAGGACACCATCGGGGTCCTGGTGCGCCTGATCACAGAGAAGAAAG AGAATGCTGCCGCCCTGGAGGAGCTGCTGAAAGAGTACCACAGCAAACAGCTGGTGCAGACGAGCCACAGGCCTGTGTCCAA GTTCCGCGTGGCTCGAATTCCTGAGCAACGGACAAGTTCAATGGTGTCTGAGGTGAAGACCATCACGGAGGCTGGGCCCTCGGCGGGTGATCTCCCTGACTCCCCACAACCTGGCCTCCCCGCTGAGCAGCAGGCACTGCTAGGAAGTGGCGGAAGCCACACTAAGTGGCTGAAGCCCCCAGCAGAGAACAAGACCGAG GAGAACCGCTATGTGGTCCGCCTAAGTGAGAGCAACCTGGTCATCTGA